A window of the Planococcus citri chromosome 4, ihPlaCitr1.1, whole genome shotgun sequence genome harbors these coding sequences:
- the Nxt1 gene encoding NTF2-related export protein translates to MFQDRKDLLQMQSSKLESSNELDAAEQFVKIYYEKLDKQQHQSIARLYLPEALFVWNGISNVGPDKIQQFLTQLPPCTHTIYSFDMQRIHDNNNPVPNQKTYVIKTGGQVRFKDHPPKQFFQTFFTVSDREKYRISIDNYRCLGGTP, encoded by the exons ATGTTTCAAGACCGTAAAGATCTACTGCAAATGCAATCG AGTAAATTGGAATCATCCAATGAATTAGATGCGGCCGaacaatttgttaaaatataTTATGAGAAATTGGATAAACAACAACAC CAAAGCATAGCTCGACTCTATCTTCCCGAAGCACTGTTTGTATGGAATGGGATATCGAACGTCGGACCAGATAAAATCCAGCAGTTCCTGACCCAGCTACCTCCGTGTACCCACACAATATATTCCTTCGATATGCAGCGCATACATG aTAACAATAACCCTGTACCCAATCAGAAAACTTATGTTATCAAGACCGGAGGACAAGTCAGGTTCAAAGATCACCCTCCTAAACAATTCTTCCAAACCTTTTTTACTGTCTCGGATCGAGAAAAGTACCGGATATCTATTGATAATTATCGCTGCCTCGGTGGTACTCCTTGA
- the LOC135844526 gene encoding peroxynitrite isomerase THAP4-like isoform X2, with protein MVISCSAYACSNKWSRDSPIHFHKFPFRSRSLCEKWVRALKRKDFVPTKASLVCSDHFRDDDYVERAGLTKRMLKKDAVPSIFNFPVHLGGDMSQNHVLKKRKSGNTFRRKELIDMDNIDSLIHELEVLEDNEMKRVSAEEVNCEVYLDDEEKNDSLNVSLNHDSMEICDGITNMYNIEEEDDLLEMAEADEEDQCYIMGSIWGERLKLLSEDIRSRVREIINQVFKEAQKGTLSDKIASLER; from the exons ATGGTGATTTCGTGTTCGGCGTACGCTTGCTCTAACAAATGGAGTCGTGATTCTCCCATTCATTTTCATAA GTTTCCGTTCAGAAGCCGCTCGTTATGCGAGAAATGGGTTAGAGCGCTAAAACGTAAAGATTTCGTACCGACAAAAGCCAGTTTAGTATGCAGCGATCATTTTCGAGACGATGATTACGTCGAAAGAGCCGGACTAACGAAACGAATGCTCAAGAAAGATGCGGTGCCTTCTATATTCAATTTCCCAGTGCATTTGGGAGGTGATATGTCTCAAAACCATGTACTTAAGAAAAGAAAATCCGGCAATACTTTCAGGAGAAAAGAACTTATCGATATGGATAACATTGATTCA TTGATCCACGAATTGGAAGTGTTAGAAGATAACGAAATGAAAAGGGTAAGCGCCGAAGAAGTTAATTGCGAAGTTTATTTGGACGACGAAGAGAAAAACGATAGCTTGAATGTATCGTTGAACCACGATTCGATGGAAATTTGTGATGGTATAACTAATATGTATAATatagaagaagaagacgatTTATTAGAAATGGCTGAAGCCGACGAAGAAGATCAATGTTACATTATGGGCAGTATTTGGGGAGAAAGATTGAAACTATTGTCCGAAGATATCAGATCACGAGTTCGAGAAATCATTAACCAAGTATTTAAAGAAGCTCAGAAAGGAACGCTTAGTGATAAAATAGCTTCGTTGGAGCGCTGA
- the LOC135844526 gene encoding uncharacterized protein LOC135844526 isoform X1 → MVISCSAYACSNKWSRDSPIHFHKFPFRSRSLCEKWVRALKRKDFVPTKASLVCSDHFRDDDYVERAGLTKRMLKKDAVPSIFNFPVHLGGDMSQNHVLKKRKSGNTFRRKELIDMDNIDSFLDNLQLIHELEVLEDNEMKRVSAEEVNCEVYLDDEEKNDSLNVSLNHDSMEICDGITNMYNIEEEDDLLEMAEADEEDQCYIMGSIWGERLKLLSEDIRSRVREIINQVFKEAQKGTLSDKIASLER, encoded by the exons ATGGTGATTTCGTGTTCGGCGTACGCTTGCTCTAACAAATGGAGTCGTGATTCTCCCATTCATTTTCATAA GTTTCCGTTCAGAAGCCGCTCGTTATGCGAGAAATGGGTTAGAGCGCTAAAACGTAAAGATTTCGTACCGACAAAAGCCAGTTTAGTATGCAGCGATCATTTTCGAGACGATGATTACGTCGAAAGAGCCGGACTAACGAAACGAATGCTCAAGAAAGATGCGGTGCCTTCTATATTCAATTTCCCAGTGCATTTGGGAGGTGATATGTCTCAAAACCATGTACTTAAGAAAAGAAAATCCGGCAATACTTTCAGGAGAAAAGAACTTATCGATATGGATAACATTGATTCA TTTCTCGATAACTTACAGTTGATCCACGAATTGGAAGTGTTAGAAGATAACGAAATGAAAAGGGTAAGCGCCGAAGAAGTTAATTGCGAAGTTTATTTGGACGACGAAGAGAAAAACGATAGCTTGAATGTATCGTTGAACCACGATTCGATGGAAATTTGTGATGGTATAACTAATATGTATAATatagaagaagaagacgatTTATTAGAAATGGCTGAAGCCGACGAAGAAGATCAATGTTACATTATGGGCAGTATTTGGGGAGAAAGATTGAAACTATTGTCCGAAGATATCAGATCACGAGTTCGAGAAATCATTAACCAAGTATTTAAAGAAGCTCAGAAAGGAACGCTTAGTGATAAAATAGCTTCGTTGGAGCGCTGA